One Halobacterium sp. DL1 DNA window includes the following coding sequences:
- a CDS encoding biotin transporter BioY, which produces MTVEATSAGAILFRDTRDRREYLLLKSRPGDWEFPKGGVEGDEELQQTAIREVQEEAGIEDFRLVDGFRDDYDYVFEANGKRIHKTVHLFIAKSFEANAELSSEHSDMQWRDYDQAINTITQDGPRDILRDAHDFLDDAVEA; this is translated from the coding sequence ATGACGGTCGAAGCGACCAGCGCCGGAGCGATCCTGTTCCGCGACACGCGGGACCGGCGCGAATACCTCCTCCTGAAGAGCCGGCCCGGGGACTGGGAGTTCCCGAAGGGCGGCGTGGAGGGGGACGAAGAGCTCCAGCAGACGGCGATACGAGAGGTACAGGAGGAGGCCGGCATCGAGGATTTCCGCCTCGTCGACGGGTTCCGAGACGACTACGACTACGTGTTCGAGGCCAACGGCAAACGCATCCACAAGACAGTCCACCTGTTCATCGCGAAGTCCTTCGAGGCGAACGCGGAGCTGTCGAGCGAACACTCGGACATGCAGTGGCGCGACTACGACCAGGCCATCAACACCATCACGCAGGACGGCCCCCGGGACATCCTCCGGGACGCACACGACTTCCTCGACGACGCCGTCGAGGCCTGA
- a CDS encoding 30S ribosomal protein S10 encodes MTFVTKLSLKSGDRAALDGVVSDIKETCRRKGAQMKGPHSDAPSKLSVPLYVRLDGDDGASAGTWTYTVYRRRIELYGHDDLARSIMEREFPDSVHVEAELEQQKPLGSA; translated from the coding sequence ATGACTTTCGTCACTAAACTCTCCCTGAAGAGCGGGGACCGCGCGGCCCTCGACGGCGTCGTCTCCGACATCAAGGAGACCTGCCGCCGGAAGGGCGCCCAGATGAAGGGCCCCCACTCGGACGCGCCGAGCAAACTCTCCGTACCGCTGTACGTCAGACTCGACGGCGACGACGGGGCGTCTGCTGGCACCTGGACCTACACCGTCTACCGCCGCCGCATCGAACTGTACGGCCACGACGACCTCGCTCGCTCCATCATGGAGCGGGAGTTCCCGGACAGCGTCCACGTCGAAGCGGAACTCGAACAGCAGAAACCCCTCGGCTCGGCGTAA